One segment of Burkholderia multivorans ATCC BAA-247 DNA contains the following:
- the urtD gene encoding urea ABC transporter ATP-binding protein UrtD: MNGTALYQFIPPPEDDRHTVSGTASMGRVAPTGIDTSHGTILYLEDIDVSFDGFRALNKLSLAIDVGELRCVIGPNGAGKTTMMDVITGKTRPDAGKVFLGQTLDLARMNEPEIARAGIGRKFQKPTVFEQHPVWENLELAMQTDKGWLASLRARLDRDAQAKIEETLALIGLESHAFRAAGELSHGQKQRLEIGMLLMQRPALLLLDEPAAGMTDHETMELAELLNTLRGTCSMMVVEHDMEFVAALAGDAGRVTVMAEGAVLAQGTLDQVKRNDAVIESYLGR, translated from the coding sequence ATGAACGGAACGGCGCTCTATCAGTTCATTCCGCCGCCGGAAGACGATCGGCATACGGTGAGCGGCACCGCGTCGATGGGCCGCGTCGCGCCCACGGGCATCGACACGTCGCACGGCACGATTCTCTATCTCGAGGACATCGACGTGAGCTTCGACGGCTTTCGCGCGCTGAACAAGCTGTCGCTCGCGATCGACGTGGGCGAGCTGCGCTGCGTGATCGGACCGAACGGCGCGGGCAAGACGACGATGATGGACGTGATCACCGGCAAGACGCGCCCCGATGCGGGCAAGGTCTTCCTCGGCCAGACGCTCGACCTCGCGCGGATGAACGAGCCCGAGATCGCACGTGCGGGGATCGGCCGCAAGTTTCAGAAGCCGACCGTGTTCGAACAGCATCCGGTGTGGGAAAACCTCGAGCTCGCGATGCAGACCGACAAGGGCTGGCTCGCGTCGCTGCGTGCGCGGCTCGACCGCGACGCGCAGGCGAAGATCGAGGAAACGCTCGCGCTGATCGGCCTCGAAAGCCACGCGTTTCGCGCGGCGGGCGAGCTGTCGCACGGCCAGAAACAGCGGCTCGAGATCGGCATGCTGCTGATGCAGCGCCCCGCGCTGCTGCTGCTCGACGAACCGGCGGCCGGGATGACCGATCACGAGACGATGGAACTCGCGGAACTGCTGAACACGTTGCGCGGCACGTGCTCGATGATGGTCGTCGAGCACGACATGGAATTCGTCGCGGCGCTCGCCGGCGACGCGGGCCGCGTGACGGTCATGGCAGAAGGCGCGGTGCTCGCGCAAGGCACGCTCGATCAGGTCAAGCGCAACGACGCCGTGATCGAGTCTTACCTCGGACGATGA
- the urtC gene encoding urea ABC transporter permease subunit UrtC, protein MTSLTDSLSNAAADAQPHAPAARTHGGFALGLPPRPALLSRRAWLALVALCLAVGIGVPLAALVAPESSAFHLSAYAMTLAGKLMCYAIAALALDLVWGYCGILSLGHGLFFALGGYAIGMYLMREIGRDGQYGSDLPDFMVFLDWHQLPWYWAGTQHLAWALLLVVLVPAVLAWVFGFFAFRSRVKGVYLSIITQALTFAAMLLFYRNETGFGGNNGFTDFKRIAGFPITSPGTRTVLLLLTFATLVLAFVAARAIVTSKLGRVVTAVRDGETRLMFLGYSPLAYKLFVWTVSAVLCGIAGALYVPQVGIVNPGEMSPGNSIEMAIWVAVGGRGTLIGPIVGAFAVNGAKSVFTAYFAEYWLFFLGLIFVLVPLLLPRGIMGVVERVLAKGESR, encoded by the coding sequence GTGACTTCCCTCACCGATTCGTTGTCGAACGCGGCCGCCGATGCGCAGCCGCACGCGCCCGCCGCGCGCACGCACGGCGGCTTCGCACTGGGCCTGCCGCCGCGCCCGGCGCTGCTGTCGCGCCGCGCATGGCTCGCGCTCGTCGCGCTGTGCCTCGCGGTCGGCATCGGCGTGCCGCTCGCGGCGCTCGTCGCGCCCGAGTCGAGCGCGTTCCATCTGTCCGCCTATGCGATGACGCTCGCCGGCAAGCTGATGTGCTATGCGATCGCCGCGCTCGCGCTCGATCTCGTCTGGGGCTACTGCGGCATCCTGAGCCTCGGCCACGGGCTGTTCTTCGCGCTCGGCGGCTATGCGATCGGCATGTACCTGATGCGCGAGATCGGCCGCGACGGCCAGTACGGCAGCGACCTGCCCGACTTCATGGTGTTTCTCGACTGGCATCAATTGCCGTGGTACTGGGCCGGCACGCAGCACCTCGCGTGGGCGCTGCTGCTGGTCGTGCTCGTGCCGGCCGTGCTCGCGTGGGTGTTCGGCTTCTTCGCGTTCCGCTCGCGCGTGAAGGGTGTCTATCTGTCGATCATCACGCAGGCGCTGACGTTCGCCGCGATGCTGCTGTTCTATCGGAACGAGACGGGCTTCGGCGGCAACAACGGCTTCACCGATTTCAAGCGGATCGCCGGCTTCCCGATCACGTCGCCCGGCACGCGTACCGTGCTGCTGCTGCTCACGTTCGCGACGCTCGTGCTCGCGTTCGTCGCCGCGCGCGCGATCGTCACGAGCAAGCTCGGCCGCGTCGTGACCGCGGTGCGCGACGGCGAGACGCGGCTGATGTTCCTCGGCTACAGCCCGCTCGCCTACAAGCTGTTCGTGTGGACCGTCTCGGCCGTGCTGTGCGGCATCGCGGGCGCGCTGTACGTGCCGCAGGTCGGCATCGTGAACCCCGGCGAGATGTCGCCCGGCAATTCGATCGAGATGGCGATCTGGGTCGCGGTCGGCGGACGCGGCACGCTGATCGGCCCGATCGTCGGCGCGTTCGCGGTGAACGGCGCGAAGAGCGTGTTTACCGCCTACTTCGCCGAATACTGGCTGTTCTTTCTCGGCCTGATCTTCGTGCTCGTGCCGCTGCTGCTGCCGCGCGGGATCATGGGCGTCGTCGAACGCGTGCTTGCGAAAGGGGAAAGCCGATGA
- the urtB gene encoding urea ABC transporter permease subunit UrtB, translating into MPLRFRRAVAVAALVCAAVAGALPHAAYALTAADTAALAGDDFDAKTAAIERLASDTDPRARALLNALSSGDALATGDAHVLIQSGDTAHDALTQAATPAGDAQPVMLNNLLRTKIAAALSGLALASPDVAARRDAIDALLKSPDPALKPMIERARAKETDPALKRRLDALWAIAALHDADPAKRLEAVRVVAARSDVDMIEQLRPLVAKNADGSFAEPDARVRDAAQHGLDALHALQRRAEIVGTVFAGLSLGSVLLLAALGLAITYGLIGVINMAHGEFLMIGAYATYVVQTLIQRHAPAAFDWYPLVAVPASFATAALVGIVLERLVLRHLYGRPLETLLATFGVSLILIQATRMLFGAQNVQVVNPSWMSGGVTVMQNLILPYNRLAILAFALAVVGVAWAVLTKTRLGLFVRAVTQNRRMAACVGVKTARVDAYAFAFGAGIAGLGGCALSQIGNVGPDLGQNYIIDSFMAVVLGGVGQIAGTVLGSFGLGLVGKAIEPFWGAVLAKIAVLVMIVLFIQKRPQGMFAAKGRSAEA; encoded by the coding sequence ATGCCACTACGCTTTCGCCGGGCCGTCGCCGTCGCGGCCCTCGTCTGTGCCGCTGTCGCGGGCGCGCTGCCGCACGCGGCATACGCGCTGACGGCCGCCGACACCGCCGCGCTCGCAGGCGACGACTTCGATGCGAAGACGGCCGCGATCGAACGGCTCGCCAGCGATACCGATCCGCGCGCGCGCGCGCTGCTCAATGCACTGTCGAGCGGCGACGCGCTCGCGACCGGCGACGCGCACGTGCTGATCCAGAGCGGCGACACCGCGCACGACGCGCTCACGCAGGCCGCGACGCCGGCGGGCGACGCGCAGCCCGTGATGCTGAACAACCTGTTGCGCACGAAGATCGCCGCCGCGCTGTCGGGCCTCGCGCTGGCCTCGCCCGACGTCGCCGCGCGGCGCGACGCGATCGATGCGCTGCTGAAGTCGCCCGATCCCGCGCTGAAGCCGATGATCGAACGCGCTCGCGCGAAGGAGACCGATCCCGCCCTGAAACGCCGCCTCGACGCGCTGTGGGCGATCGCCGCGCTGCACGATGCCGATCCGGCGAAACGCCTCGAAGCCGTGCGCGTGGTGGCCGCGCGCAGCGATGTCGACATGATCGAGCAGTTGCGTCCGCTCGTCGCGAAGAACGCGGACGGCAGCTTTGCCGAACCCGACGCGCGCGTGCGCGACGCGGCCCAGCACGGGCTCGACGCACTGCATGCGCTGCAGCGCCGCGCCGAGATCGTCGGCACCGTGTTCGCGGGCCTGTCGCTCGGCAGTGTGCTGCTGCTCGCGGCGCTCGGCCTCGCGATCACGTACGGGCTGATCGGCGTGATCAACATGGCGCACGGCGAATTCCTGATGATCGGTGCGTACGCAACCTATGTCGTGCAGACGCTGATCCAGCGCCACGCGCCGGCCGCGTTCGACTGGTATCCGCTCGTCGCGGTGCCGGCCTCGTTCGCGACGGCCGCACTCGTCGGCATCGTGCTCGAACGGCTCGTGCTGCGGCATCTGTACGGCCGCCCGCTCGAGACGCTGCTCGCCACGTTCGGCGTGAGCCTGATCCTGATCCAGGCGACGCGGATGCTGTTCGGCGCGCAGAACGTGCAGGTCGTGAATCCGTCGTGGATGAGCGGCGGCGTCACCGTGATGCAGAACCTGATCCTGCCGTACAACCGGCTCGCGATCCTCGCGTTCGCGCTCGCGGTAGTGGGCGTCGCATGGGCCGTGCTGACGAAGACGCGGCTCGGCCTGTTCGTGCGCGCCGTCACGCAGAACCGCCGGATGGCCGCATGCGTCGGCGTGAAGACCGCGCGCGTCGACGCCTATGCATTCGCGTTCGGCGCCGGCATCGCGGGGCTCGGCGGCTGCGCGCTGTCGCAGATCGGCAATGTCGGCCCGGACCTCGGGCAGAACTACATCATCGATTCGTTCATGGCGGTCGTGCTCGGCGGCGTCGGCCAGATTGCCGGCACCGTGCTCGGCAGCTTCGGCCTCGGCCTCGTCGGCAAGGCGATCGAACCGTTCTGGGGCGCGGTGCTGGCGAAGATCGCCGTGCTCGTGATGATCGTGCTGTTCATCCAGAAGCGTCCCCAGGGCATGTTTGCCGCGAAGGGCCGCAGCGCGGAGGCTTGA
- the urtA gene encoding urea ABC transporter substrate-binding protein, with product MKRRSLLKFGSMAGALALAGRSPFAHAADAGTGPIKVGILHSLSGTMAISETSLKDTALMTIADLNKNGGVMGRKIEPVVVDPASNWPLFAEKARQLLTQDKVACVFGCWTSVSRKSVLPVFEELNGLLYYPVQYEGEEMSRNVFYTGAAPNQQAIPAVEYLMSAEGGGAKRFFLLGTDYVYPRTTNKILRAFLKSKGVKEADIQEVYTPFGHSDYQTIVANIKTFAQGGKTTVISTINGDSNVPFYKELGNQGIKATDVPVVAFSVGEEELRGIDTKPLVGHLAAWNYFMSVKNPTNTKFKDQFAAWVKANNLPGGAKRVTNDPMEATYVGIHMWKQAVEKAKSTDVDKVRVAMIGQTVAAPSGFTLSMDGNHHLHKPVMIGEIRGDGQFNVVWKTKTAVRAQPWSPFIAGNQGKPDVVSSIPAFLRRQRAAMA from the coding sequence ATGAAACGTCGCAGTCTGTTGAAGTTCGGTTCGATGGCCGGTGCGCTCGCGCTGGCAGGCAGGAGCCCGTTCGCGCACGCAGCCGATGCGGGCACCGGCCCGATCAAGGTCGGCATCCTGCATTCGCTGTCCGGCACGATGGCGATTTCCGAAACGTCGCTGAAGGACACGGCGCTGATGACGATCGCCGACCTCAACAAGAACGGCGGCGTGATGGGCCGCAAGATCGAGCCGGTCGTCGTCGATCCGGCGTCGAACTGGCCGCTGTTCGCGGAGAAGGCGCGCCAGCTCCTCACGCAGGACAAGGTCGCATGCGTGTTCGGCTGCTGGACGTCGGTGTCGCGCAAGTCGGTGCTGCCGGTGTTCGAAGAGCTGAACGGGCTGCTCTACTACCCGGTGCAGTACGAAGGCGAGGAAATGTCGCGCAACGTCTTCTATACGGGCGCCGCGCCGAACCAGCAGGCGATTCCGGCCGTCGAGTATCTGATGAGCGCCGAAGGCGGCGGCGCGAAGCGCTTCTTCCTGCTCGGCACCGACTACGTCTATCCGCGCACGACAAACAAGATCCTGCGCGCGTTCCTCAAATCGAAAGGCGTGAAGGAAGCCGACATCCAGGAGGTCTACACGCCGTTCGGCCACAGCGACTATCAGACGATCGTCGCGAACATCAAGACCTTCGCGCAAGGCGGCAAGACCACCGTCATCTCGACGATCAACGGCGATTCGAACGTGCCGTTCTACAAGGAGCTCGGCAACCAGGGCATCAAGGCGACCGACGTGCCGGTCGTCGCGTTCTCGGTCGGCGAGGAAGAGCTGCGCGGGATCGACACGAAGCCGCTCGTCGGCCACCTCGCCGCATGGAACTACTTCATGTCGGTGAAGAACCCGACCAACACGAAGTTCAAGGACCAGTTCGCCGCGTGGGTGAAGGCGAACAATCTGCCGGGCGGCGCGAAGCGCGTGACGAACGATCCGATGGAGGCGACCTACGTCGGCATCCATATGTGGAAGCAGGCGGTCGAGAAAGCGAAGAGCACCGACGTCGACAAGGTGCGTGTCGCGATGATCGGCCAGACCGTTGCCGCGCCGTCGGGCTTCACGCTGTCGATGGACGGCAACCATCATCTGCACAAGCCGGTGATGATCGGCGAGATCCGCGGCGACGGGCAGTTCAACGTCGTATGGAAGACGAAGACCGCGGTACGGGCGCAACCGTGGAGCCCGTTCATCGCCGGCAACCAGGGCAAGCCGGACGTCGTCAGCTCGATTCCGGCATTCCTGCGCCGGCAGCGTGCGGCGATGGCCTGA
- a CDS encoding aspartate aminotransferase family protein, producing the protein MTESPSNTPDLSAFWMPFTANRQFKDAPRLLVSAKGMYYTSDDGRRILDGTAGLWCVNAGHCRDEIVAAIGAQAAEMDFAPTFQMGHPKAFEAATRIARHTPGNLKHVFFTNSGSEAVDTALKIALAYHRARGEAQRTRFVGRERGYHGVGFGGISVGGIAPNRKAYSGALLPAVDHLPHTLNIAEAAFSKGQPAWGAHLADELERIVALHDASTIAAVIVEPVAGSAGVLIPPQGYLERLRALCDRYGILLIFDEVITGWGRLGAPFAAQFFGVTPDLLTMAKGTTNAAVPMGAVAASDMIHDTIVDGAPAGIELFHGYTYSGHPLAAAAACATLDVYEHEQLFDRAARMAPVFEREIHKLRDARHVIDVRNLGLVGGVELKPRDGKPGTRAYDVFVRCYRKGAMIRYTGDILAFSPPLIVEEAQIAELFAIVAEALKETD; encoded by the coding sequence ATGACCGAATCGCCCTCGAATACGCCCGATCTGTCCGCGTTCTGGATGCCGTTTACCGCGAACCGTCAGTTCAAGGACGCGCCGCGCCTGCTGGTATCGGCGAAGGGGATGTACTACACGTCGGACGACGGCCGACGCATTCTCGACGGCACCGCCGGGCTCTGGTGCGTGAACGCCGGTCATTGCCGCGACGAGATCGTCGCGGCGATCGGCGCGCAGGCGGCCGAGATGGATTTCGCGCCGACGTTCCAGATGGGGCACCCGAAGGCGTTCGAGGCCGCGACGCGCATCGCGCGTCATACGCCGGGCAATCTGAAGCACGTGTTCTTCACGAACTCCGGCTCCGAAGCGGTCGATACCGCGCTGAAGATCGCGCTCGCGTATCACCGCGCGCGCGGCGAAGCGCAACGTACGCGCTTCGTCGGCCGCGAGCGCGGCTATCACGGCGTCGGCTTCGGCGGCATCTCGGTCGGCGGCATCGCGCCGAACCGCAAGGCGTATTCGGGCGCGCTGCTGCCGGCGGTCGACCATCTGCCGCATACGCTGAACATCGCCGAAGCCGCGTTTTCGAAAGGGCAGCCTGCGTGGGGCGCACATCTCGCCGACGAACTCGAGCGAATCGTCGCGCTGCACGACGCATCGACGATCGCCGCGGTGATCGTCGAACCGGTCGCCGGCTCGGCCGGCGTGCTGATTCCACCGCAGGGCTATCTCGAGCGGCTGCGCGCGCTATGCGACCGCTACGGAATCCTGCTGATCTTCGACGAGGTGATCACGGGCTGGGGGCGTCTCGGCGCGCCGTTCGCCGCGCAGTTCTTTGGCGTGACGCCCGATCTGCTGACGATGGCGAAAGGCACGACGAACGCGGCGGTGCCGATGGGCGCCGTCGCCGCGAGCGACATGATCCACGACACGATCGTCGACGGCGCGCCGGCCGGCATCGAGCTGTTCCACGGCTATACGTATTCGGGGCATCCGCTTGCCGCGGCCGCCGCGTGCGCGACGCTCGACGTCTACGAACACGAGCAGCTGTTCGACCGCGCGGCGCGCATGGCGCCCGTGTTCGAACGCGAGATCCACAAGCTGCGCGACGCGCGGCACGTGATCGACGTGCGCAATCTCGGGCTTGTCGGCGGCGTCGAGCTGAAGCCGCGCGACGGCAAGCCCGGCACGCGCGCGTACGACGTGTTCGTCAGGTGTTACAGGAAGGGCGCGATGATTCGCTATACGGGCGACATCCTCGCGTTTTCGCCGCCGCTGATCGTCGAGGAGGCACAGATTGCGGAGCTGTTCGCGATCGTCGCGGAAGCGCTGAAGGAAACGGACTAG
- a CDS encoding rhodanese-like domain-containing protein, translating to MQILTPAMLAEWLRDPARPAPVVLDVREPWEVATAQIDGSVSIPMQQIPARSEELDDEAEIVCVCHHGMRSAQVAMFLESRGFTKLYNLQGGIDAWSRDVDPSVPRY from the coding sequence ATGCAGATCCTGACGCCCGCGATGCTCGCGGAATGGCTTCGCGATCCGGCGCGCCCCGCGCCGGTCGTCCTCGACGTGCGCGAACCGTGGGAAGTCGCGACCGCGCAGATCGACGGCAGCGTGTCGATTCCGATGCAGCAGATTCCCGCCCGCAGCGAAGAGCTCGACGACGAAGCGGAAATCGTCTGCGTCTGCCATCACGGGATGCGCAGCGCGCAGGTCGCGATGTTCCTCGAATCGCGCGGCTTCACGAAGCTGTACAACCTGCAGGGCGGAATCGACGCGTGGTCGCGCGACGTCGATCCGTCGGTGCCGCGCTACTGA
- a CDS encoding protein-L-isoaspartate O-methyltransferase family protein, whose amino-acid sequence MNIEKARFNMIEQQIRPWDVLDLDVLGLLSIVKRENFVPAEYRDLAFADLELPLPGGRKMLFPRVEARVLQELAVKKHENVLVIGAGSGYLTALIAHRALHVTAVEIDPTIAKFAADNLRENAVTNAEVVLGDGSLGWPDKAPYDVICVAGGLPVVPQQMLEQLKIGGRLSAFVGGRPVMKAQVITRIDEKQYRVADVFETYVDHLVNAMEPSRFKF is encoded by the coding sequence ATGAATATCGAAAAAGCGCGTTTCAACATGATCGAACAGCAGATCCGGCCGTGGGACGTGCTGGATCTGGATGTCCTGGGCCTGCTGTCGATCGTCAAGCGTGAGAATTTCGTTCCGGCCGAATACCGCGATCTCGCGTTCGCCGATCTCGAACTGCCGCTGCCCGGCGGCCGCAAGATGCTGTTCCCGCGCGTCGAAGCGCGCGTGCTGCAGGAACTGGCCGTCAAGAAACACGAGAACGTGCTCGTGATCGGCGCGGGCTCCGGCTACCTGACCGCACTGATCGCGCACCGCGCGCTCCACGTGACGGCCGTCGAGATCGACCCGACGATCGCGAAGTTCGCGGCCGACAACCTGCGCGAGAACGCCGTGACGAACGCGGAAGTCGTGCTCGGCGACGGGTCGCTCGGCTGGCCCGACAAGGCGCCGTACGACGTGATCTGCGTCGCGGGCGGCCTGCCGGTCGTGCCGCAGCAGATGCTCGAACAGCTGAAGATCGGCGGCCGCCTGTCGGCGTTCGTCGGCGGCCGTCCGGTGATGAAGGCGCAGGTGATCACGCGCATCGACGAGAAGCAGTATCGCGTCGCGGACGTGTTCGAAACCTACGTCGACCACCTCGTCAACGCGATGGAACCGTCGCGCTTCAAGTTCTGA
- the hemN gene encoding oxygen-independent coproporphyrinogen III oxidase — translation MTSGSADTLFRPDLLAKYGANGPRYTSYPTALQFRDDFPHSDYVRAASDPGASSSELSLYFHIPFCNTACFYCGCNRIATNNHRRARPYLDQLKREIALQATLFDRSRPVTQLHWGGGTPTFLSDDETAELMAATREHFLLAPDADAEYSIEIDPRTVTPATLVHLRTIGFNRLSLGVQDFDPDVQRAINRIQPLAMTADVMAAARATGFHSISVDLIYGLPHQTVAAFARTLETIIELAPDRLSVFGYAHMPHLFKMQRRIDDATLPPPETRIALLGLAIDMLTSAGYVYIGMDHFARPSDELVRAQRNGTLQRNFQGYSTRADTDLIGIGVSSIGKVGDVYAQNAKDLPAYGAALEAGRLPIARGVRLTADDRLRRDVIAQLMCNLELPFSPIEAAHGIRFADRFARELDALRPFERDGLLTIARDRLTIHPPGRMVVRNIAMAFDAYLGRTPAQRYSRTV, via the coding sequence ATGACTTCCGGTTCTGCCGACACGCTGTTCCGTCCCGACCTGCTCGCGAAATACGGCGCGAACGGGCCGCGCTACACGTCCTACCCCACCGCGCTGCAGTTCCGCGACGACTTCCCGCATAGCGACTACGTGCGCGCGGCGAGCGATCCGGGCGCGTCGTCGAGCGAGCTGTCGCTGTACTTCCACATCCCGTTCTGCAACACGGCCTGCTTCTACTGCGGCTGCAACCGGATCGCGACGAACAACCATCGACGCGCGCGCCCGTATCTCGATCAACTGAAACGCGAAATCGCGCTACAAGCGACGCTGTTCGATCGGTCGCGCCCGGTCACGCAACTGCATTGGGGCGGCGGCACGCCGACGTTCCTGTCCGACGACGAAACGGCCGAGCTGATGGCCGCGACGCGCGAGCACTTCCTGCTCGCGCCCGACGCGGATGCCGAATACTCGATCGAAATCGACCCGCGCACGGTCACGCCGGCCACGCTCGTCCATCTGCGCACGATCGGCTTCAACCGGCTGAGCCTCGGCGTGCAGGATTTCGATCCGGACGTGCAGCGCGCGATCAACCGGATCCAGCCGCTCGCGATGACGGCCGACGTGATGGCCGCCGCGCGCGCGACGGGCTTCCATTCGATCAGCGTCGACCTGATCTACGGGCTGCCGCACCAGACGGTCGCCGCGTTCGCGCGCACGCTCGAGACGATCATCGAGCTCGCCCCGGACCGGCTGTCGGTGTTCGGCTACGCGCACATGCCGCATCTGTTCAAGATGCAGCGCCGGATCGACGACGCGACGCTGCCGCCGCCCGAAACGCGCATCGCGCTGCTCGGTCTCGCGATCGACATGCTGACGTCGGCCGGCTACGTCTACATCGGGATGGACCACTTCGCACGACCCTCCGACGAACTCGTGCGCGCGCAGCGCAACGGCACGCTGCAGCGCAATTTCCAGGGCTACAGTACGCGCGCCGATACGGACCTGATCGGGATCGGCGTGTCGTCGATCGGCAAGGTCGGCGACGTCTACGCGCAGAACGCCAAGGATCTGCCGGCCTACGGCGCGGCGCTCGAGGCGGGACGCCTGCCGATCGCGCGCGGCGTGCGGCTGACCGCCGACGACCGCCTGCGCCGCGACGTCATCGCTCAGCTGATGTGCAATCTCGAGCTACCGTTCTCGCCGATCGAAGCCGCGCACGGAATCCGCTTCGCCGATCGTTTCGCGCGCGAGCTCGACGCGCTGCGCCCGTTCGAGCGCGATGGGCTGCTGACGATCGCACGCGACCGGCTGACGATCCACCCGCCGGGCCGGATGGTCGTGCGCAACATCGCGATGGCGTTCGACGCGTATCTCGGCCGCACGCCGGCGCAGCGCTACTCGCGCACGGTCTGA
- a CDS encoding YkgJ family cysteine cluster protein, with product MPAETAVRPAPADVLPPHACREGCGACCIAPSISSPIPGMPDGKPAGVRCVQLGDDLRCRIFGSPERPACCSGLQPSAEMCGASRDEALAWLTQLEAATQPVAACPGGSVRR from the coding sequence GTGCCTGCCGAAACTGCCGTTCGCCCGGCGCCCGCCGATGTTTTACCGCCGCACGCCTGTCGCGAAGGATGCGGCGCGTGCTGCATCGCGCCGTCGATTTCCAGCCCGATTCCGGGCATGCCGGACGGCAAGCCGGCCGGCGTGCGCTGCGTGCAGCTCGGCGACGATCTGCGTTGCCGGATCTTCGGCAGCCCGGAGCGACCCGCGTGCTGTTCGGGGCTGCAGCCGTCGGCCGAGATGTGCGGCGCATCGCGCGATGAGGCGCTCGCATGGCTCACGCAGCTCGAAGCCGCGACGCAGCCTGTGGCCGCTTGTCCCGGTGGCAGCGTGCGGCGCTAG
- a CDS encoding DUF1439 domain-containing protein yields the protein MTASRAPGRRRFLAACAAAVGVSVSLVACASTFPFIPDHYTFSRGDVQKAVARKFPYRKTVAQVVDVSLANPAVSLLPDQNRIAVQLDAHFESPFLRMPVSGRFTVSGQLAYDAPSRSVVLRAPAVDNLVLDGDAQMYTQQVGAAAGLLATQLLTNYPIYTFKPEQLQFGGVNYEPGTITILTNGIRVAIVEK from the coding sequence ATGACCGCATCCCGCGCGCCCGGCCGGCGCCGTTTTCTTGCTGCGTGCGCCGCCGCCGTCGGCGTGTCGGTGTCGCTCGTCGCGTGCGCGTCGACGTTCCCGTTCATCCCCGATCACTACACGTTCTCGCGCGGCGACGTGCAAAAGGCCGTCGCGCGCAAGTTTCCGTATCGGAAGACCGTCGCGCAGGTCGTCGACGTCTCGCTCGCGAATCCGGCCGTCAGCCTGCTGCCCGATCAGAATCGCATCGCCGTGCAGCTCGACGCGCATTTCGAGAGTCCGTTCCTGCGCATGCCCGTCAGCGGCCGCTTCACGGTGTCGGGGCAGCTCGCGTACGATGCGCCGAGCCGCTCGGTCGTGCTCAGGGCGCCGGCCGTCGACAACCTCGTGCTCGACGGCGACGCGCAGATGTACACGCAACAGGTCGGCGCGGCCGCCGGCCTGCTCGCGACGCAGCTGCTCACGAACTATCCGATCTACACGTTCAAGCCCGAGCAACTGCAATTTGGCGGCGTAAATTACGAACCCGGTACAATTACGATTCTTACAAACGGCATACGCGTGGCGATCGTCGAGAAGTGA
- a CDS encoding undecaprenyl-diphosphate phosphatase: MDWILICKALILGVVEGLTEFLPVSSTGHLIVAGSFLNFNDAHAKTFDVVIQFGAILAVCWEYRQRIASVVTGLPSRPDARRFALNVVIATIPAIALGLLLEKKIKAVLFSPVPVAFALVVGGAIILWAEARQRERREPPRVQSIDELTPLDALKVGVAQCFALIPGMSRSGSTIIGGMLFGLERRAATEFSFFLAIPIIFGATLYETVKDWHAFTVDALGLFVLGLVSAFVSAFVCVRWLLRYVATHDFTVFAWYRIVFGLFVLLVGYSGWLNWA; encoded by the coding sequence ATGGACTGGATCCTGATCTGCAAGGCATTGATCCTCGGCGTCGTCGAGGGGCTGACGGAATTCCTGCCGGTATCGAGCACCGGCCACCTGATCGTCGCCGGCAGTTTCCTCAATTTCAACGACGCGCATGCGAAAACGTTCGACGTCGTGATTCAGTTCGGCGCGATTCTCGCCGTGTGCTGGGAGTATCGGCAGCGGATCGCGTCGGTGGTGACCGGGCTGCCGAGCCGGCCCGACGCGCGGCGTTTCGCGCTGAACGTCGTCATCGCGACGATTCCGGCGATTGCGCTCGGGCTGCTGCTCGAGAAAAAGATCAAGGCCGTGCTGTTCTCGCCGGTGCCGGTCGCGTTCGCGCTCGTCGTCGGCGGCGCGATCATTCTGTGGGCCGAAGCGCGGCAGCGCGAGCGCCGCGAGCCGCCGCGCGTGCAGTCGATCGACGAGTTGACGCCGCTGGATGCGTTGAAAGTCGGTGTCGCGCAGTGCTTTGCGCTGATTCCCGGCATGTCGCGCTCGGGCTCGACGATCATCGGCGGGATGCTGTTCGGCCTCGAGCGTCGCGCCGCGACCGAGTTTTCGTTCTTCCTCGCGATTCCGATCATCTTCGGCGCGACGCTCTATGAAACCGTGAAGGACTGGCACGCGTTCACCGTCGACGCGCTCGGGTTGTTCGTGCTCGGGCTCGTGTCGGCCTTCGTCAGTGCGTTCGTCTGCGTGCGCTGGCTGCTGCGCTACGTCGCGACGCACGACTTCACGGTGTTCGCGTGGTATCGGATCGTGTTCGGGTTGTTCGTGCTGCTCGTCGGTTATAGCGGGTGGTTGAACTGGGCGTGA